In one window of Posidoniimonas corsicana DNA:
- the ftsH gene encoding ATP-dependent zinc metalloprotease FtsH, with amino-acid sequence MADTEPNDKKAATPEERRARGEDPKQPSGKPPRKRPVAPVGWTMLPLLLLVGLLFASNFGDTREQVTYSFLLSQVKQGNVKSASFVGSRLNGEFVVPPPRPAAVAAKPDAQAKTEADKPAPSDGAPSKSTSTDADTKTEADADAPSTDSDDKTTDEAADSEQDAAPTDDPPKQTATPDVGSAGKPPETISKNFYVVLSGNDQVEKELFDLLIANGVVVTNEEEYPIGTLMTFIWFVLLIGMVVLMFSFMRRAREQMMGGGMLGSVTKSPAKRYSAESGPKVTFDDVAGLKGVKTDLKEIVEFLREPEKFQKLGARVPKGVLLNGPPGTGKTLLAKAVAGEAGVPFFSINGSEFIQLFVGVGASRVRDMFKTAKRSAPAILFIDEIDAVGRQRGAGLGGGHDEREQTLNQILSEMDGFTPSETVIVIAATNRPDVLDPALLRPGRFDRHVTVDRPTLEGRKQLFEVHTRNIPLSEDVNFDRLARATVGMTGADIQNLANEAALWATRHNKAFVSMEDFEFARDKIMMGANREDLLSEEEKKVTAYHEAGHTLVAWLLPECDRVHKVTIIPRGRALGVTQMIPDEDRHNVPQSRMHATLAMALAGRAAEKIVYDEFSAGAESDLKRATSLARRMVTHWGMSERLGPVAYSTGEENPFLGREIVQEQRHFSEHTAQVIDEEVSKILHNAADRARTLLTEQRGKLDALTNALLEKEELDEDEISELIGPPAQGDLAPIGASIEIAPPSPTTTSPRDND; translated from the coding sequence ATGGCTGATACCGAGCCCAACGACAAAAAGGCAGCCACGCCGGAAGAACGCCGCGCCCGAGGTGAGGATCCCAAGCAGCCGTCCGGCAAGCCGCCCCGCAAGCGGCCGGTGGCCCCCGTCGGGTGGACCATGCTGCCGCTGCTGCTGCTGGTAGGGCTGCTCTTCGCGTCCAACTTTGGCGATACCCGCGAGCAGGTGACCTACTCGTTCCTGCTGTCGCAGGTGAAGCAGGGCAACGTCAAATCGGCCTCGTTCGTGGGGTCGCGGCTGAACGGCGAGTTCGTCGTCCCGCCGCCCCGGCCGGCCGCGGTTGCAGCCAAGCCGGACGCGCAGGCAAAGACAGAGGCCGACAAGCCCGCCCCGTCGGACGGCGCGCCCAGCAAGTCCACCAGCACCGACGCAGACACCAAGACAGAAGCGGACGCCGACGCGCCGTCGACCGACTCCGACGACAAGACCACCGACGAAGCGGCCGACAGCGAGCAGGACGCCGCACCGACCGACGACCCACCCAAGCAGACCGCCACTCCTGATGTCGGGTCGGCCGGCAAGCCGCCCGAGACGATCAGCAAGAACTTCTACGTGGTGCTCTCGGGCAACGACCAGGTCGAGAAGGAGTTGTTCGACCTGTTGATCGCCAACGGCGTGGTCGTGACCAACGAGGAGGAGTACCCGATCGGCACGCTCATGACCTTCATCTGGTTCGTGCTGCTGATCGGCATGGTGGTGCTGATGTTCTCGTTCATGCGTCGCGCCCGCGAGCAGATGATGGGCGGCGGCATGCTGGGCAGCGTCACCAAGAGCCCGGCCAAGCGGTACAGCGCCGAGAGCGGCCCCAAGGTGACGTTCGACGACGTCGCGGGCCTGAAGGGCGTGAAGACGGACCTGAAAGAGATCGTCGAGTTCCTCCGGGAGCCCGAGAAGTTCCAGAAGCTGGGCGCCCGCGTGCCCAAGGGCGTGCTGCTCAACGGCCCCCCCGGCACCGGCAAGACGCTGCTGGCCAAGGCCGTGGCGGGCGAGGCGGGCGTGCCGTTCTTCTCGATCAACGGCTCCGAGTTCATCCAGCTGTTCGTCGGCGTGGGCGCCAGCCGCGTCCGCGACATGTTCAAGACCGCCAAACGCAGCGCGCCGGCCATCCTGTTCATCGACGAGATCGACGCCGTCGGCCGCCAGCGCGGCGCCGGGCTGGGTGGCGGCCACGACGAACGCGAGCAGACGCTCAACCAGATCCTCAGCGAGATGGACGGCTTCACGCCCAGCGAGACCGTCATCGTGATCGCCGCCACCAACCGGCCGGACGTGCTGGACCCCGCGCTGCTGCGGCCGGGCCGTTTCGACCGCCACGTCACGGTCGACCGCCCGACGCTCGAGGGCCGCAAGCAGCTGTTCGAGGTGCACACCCGCAACATCCCGCTGTCCGAGGACGTGAACTTCGACCGGCTGGCGCGGGCCACCGTCGGCATGACCGGCGCCGACATCCAGAACCTGGCCAACGAGGCCGCGCTGTGGGCCACGCGGCACAACAAGGCGTTCGTTTCGATGGAGGACTTCGAGTTCGCCCGCGACAAGATCATGATGGGCGCTAACCGTGAGGACCTGCTGTCGGAGGAGGAGAAGAAGGTCACCGCCTACCACGAGGCGGGGCACACGCTGGTCGCCTGGCTGCTGCCGGAGTGCGACCGCGTGCACAAGGTGACCATCATCCCCCGCGGCCGCGCGCTGGGCGTCACGCAGATGATCCCCGACGAGGACCGCCACAACGTGCCGCAGTCGCGGATGCACGCCACGCTCGCGATGGCGCTCGCGGGCCGGGCCGCCGAGAAGATCGTCTACGACGAGTTCAGCGCCGGCGCCGAGAGCGACCTGAAACGCGCCACCTCGCTCGCCCGCCGCATGGTCACCCACTGGGGCATGAGCGAGCGTCTGGGGCCGGTCGCATACTCGACCGGCGAGGAGAACCCGTTCCTGGGCCGTGAGATCGTGCAGGAGCAGCGGCACTTCAGCGAGCACACCGCGCAGGTGATCGACGAGGAGGTCTCGAAGATCCTGCACAACGCCGCCGACCGCGCCCGCACGCTGCTCACCGAGCAGCGCGGCAAGCTGGACGCGTTGACCAACGCGTTGCTGGAGAAGGAGGAGCTGGACGAGGACGAGATCAGCGAGCTGATCGGCCCGCCCGCGCAGGGCGACCTCGCCCCGATCGGGGCGTCGATCGAGATCGCGCCCCCGTCGCCCACCACCACCTCGCCCCGCGACAACGACTGA
- a CDS encoding toxin-antitoxin system YwqK family antitoxin: MPRHPHATPVLLPATPALAVLLSVGAAGVAWSQEKPSAKIEPYTGPAVYLEESSESVPATVVGSDVQTTKYDNGKVRIERGLTKYSDNSLVSNGVYREFYPNGQQFVDGQYNSGDPAGEWSYWHPNGQLAKKVTYEQGKPTGTIELHREDGTLEARRSFAAGKRDGVWENFAADGETRLAEYAYAEGVPTGTWKWWYESGKPQRELSYQDGKTEGIATEWAEDGSKRAEVPFRDGKRHGVATQWTADGREISQKYEDGKPVNN; the protein is encoded by the coding sequence ATGCCGCGTCACCCTCACGCCACGCCCGTCCTGCTCCCCGCCACGCCCGCCCTGGCCGTCCTGCTATCGGTTGGTGCGGCCGGCGTCGCCTGGTCGCAAGAGAAGCCCTCCGCAAAGATCGAGCCCTACACGGGTCCGGCGGTCTACCTGGAGGAGAGCAGCGAGTCCGTGCCGGCGACCGTGGTGGGCTCGGACGTGCAGACCACCAAGTACGACAACGGCAAGGTGCGGATCGAACGCGGCCTGACCAAGTACTCCGATAACAGCCTGGTCAGCAACGGCGTGTACCGCGAGTTTTACCCCAACGGCCAGCAGTTCGTGGACGGACAGTACAACAGCGGCGACCCGGCCGGCGAGTGGTCCTACTGGCACCCGAACGGTCAACTGGCCAAGAAGGTGACCTACGAGCAGGGCAAGCCGACCGGGACGATTGAGCTGCACCGCGAGGACGGCACGCTCGAGGCCCGCCGCTCGTTCGCCGCCGGCAAACGCGACGGCGTGTGGGAAAATTTCGCCGCCGACGGCGAGACGCGGCTTGCCGAGTACGCCTACGCGGAGGGCGTGCCGACCGGCACGTGGAAGTGGTGGTACGAGTCCGGCAAGCCCCAGCGCGAGCTGAGCTACCAGGACGGCAAGACCGAGGGGATCGCCACCGAATGGGCCGAAGACGGCTCGAAGAGGGCCGAGGTGCCCTTCCGCGACGGCAAGCGGCACGGCGTGGCCACGCAGTGGACCGCCGACGGACGCGAGATCTCGCAGAAGTACGAAGACGGCAAGCCGGTCAACAATTAG